The following DNA comes from Janthinobacterium sp. TB1-E2.
TGGATTTCGACGAGATCGCCGGCGCCTTCACGCAATTGGAAGCGGCAGGCAAGGTGCTGCACTTTGGCGTGTCGAACTTCAGCCGCCACCAGTTCGAGTGTCTGCACCGGCGCTTCCCGCTGGTAACGAACCAGGTGGAATTTTCTCCGCTGCACGTGGCGCCCCTGTTCGACGAAACCTTCGACGGCTTGCAGGACGTGGGCGTGGCGCCGATGATCTGGTCGCCGCTGGCGGGCGGCCGGCTGTTCCAGGGCGGCGACGCGAATGTGGAGAACTTGCGCAATGTGATCAAGCAGATCGCCGACCAGCTGCAGCGTCCGTTTGCCAGCGTCGTATTTGCGTGGATCATGCAACTGCCTTGCCGTCCCCTGCCGCTGACGGGCACGGGCCGCATCGAAGCCGTCGGCGTGGCCGTGGAAGGCACGCAGTTTACACTCAGCCGCAGCGACTGGTTCGCCATCCTGCGCGCCGCACGCGGGCACGAGGTGGCTTAGTCAATTTCATCCGGATCGTTGAAAACCTGGGGAAGCGCAATGCCGCGCCAGCCCAGGTACCACGCCAGGTTGAGCAGCAGGGTGGCGCCGATGTAGACGGCGAAGAACAGCGCGAAGAAGCTGGTCTTCAGCCACACGAGCAGGGCGATGGCCACGATCAGCACCAGCAGCGCGGCCAGGCTTTTCTTTTGCTTGGAGCTGGGGAAACGCAAAGTCGACACCATCAGGCTGCCCACGCCCACGAGCAGCAGCATCAGCAGATAGCTGTGCAGCATGGAATCGATGGGCGCCGGCCAGGCCACCACGACGGCCGCCACGCAAGCGGCCCCGGCCGTGATCGGCATGCCGACGAAATACAGGGGGTCCGTGCGCCCCACGTTCACATTGAAGCGCGCCAGGCGCATCGCACCACACGCGACAAAGAAGAAGCTGGCCATGCCGCCAAAGCGCAGCAGCAGCGGATCGTGCACGCCCATCTGCACGAAGCCGTAGCAGTACAACAGGACGGCCGGGGCGCAGCCGAAATTCATCACGTCGGCGATGGAATCGAGCTGCACGCCGAACTGCGAACTGGTGTTCGTCAGGCGTGCGACATAGCCGTCGAGCGCATCGAACACGCCGGCCAGCACCAGCAGCGCCGCCGCCAAGCGGTAGGCATCCGCGTCGCCCACGGCGGCGTTATCGACGGAAATGACGATGCTGGCAAAACCGCATGCTATCGAAAGCAAAGTCACCATGCTGGGCAAGGCGTATTTGGCGCGCTGCAGGCGCGACTTGGGCAATGTGTTCAAATGTATGGGCAATCAAAAAATCGGAAGTAAGGCGATGCAGCGGCAAACGCTGCGCTACGCTCATTCTACCCTGCGCAGCTGCGGCACCGTCCGCGCACGAGCGCGACATATCTTTTCATGGATGCGCTACGCGGTATCAAAATACCTTAGAATCGTTTTACAGGACAGCACGCTGGCCCCACCGCTGTCCGCCTACCTATACAGGAGCCAACTTGATTGCCTCGTCACTGCGTTGGAAATACTGGATACCCGCCCTGCTGACTGCAGCACTGCTGAGCGCCTGCGGCGGCGGCGATAGCGGCAGCAATACGTCGCTGAGCACCTCTACCCCGGCCGGACAGCTGACACAGGAGCCGGGCGCTCCCGTCCTCAGCAACAATATTGCCACCGATGGCTTTAACTGGTTCAACTACCGGCGCAGCCAGATCGGCCTGTCGCCGATGGTGCGCAACAGCCTGATCGACGGCGCGGCGCTGGGCCATTCCAGCTATCTCAATCTCAACAGTACAGTGGCGCACGAGCAGGTGCAGGGCAAGCCCGGCTTTACGGGCGTCAAGCTGGGCGACCGCCTGGCCAAGGCCGGCTACGTCGTCACGTCGCTGCAGGGCGAAGTCATCGCGGGCGCGGGCAACACGTCCGGCTTTTACCTGGCCGAAGAGCTGGTCACGGCCATCTATCACCGCTTCGTCATTTTCGAGCCGTTGTTCAAGGAAGGCGGCGCGGGCGCGGCCGTCAGCAGCTCCGGCTATGCCTATTTCACCACCGACATGGCCGGCAACCGCAACTATGGCCCCGGGCTGGCGGCGGGACAGATCGTCACCTATCCTGTCAGCGGACAGCAGAAGGTAGCCGTCAGTTTTTCCAGCGATAACGAATCGCCCGATCCCGTGCCGAACCAGGACGTGGTTGGCTACCCGATCAGCGTGCATGCCAACTACGGCACGCCCGTCAGCGTGACGGCATTCAGCGTGCGCCAGCGCGGTGCCGCCACGGACCTGGCGGTACGCCTGCTCACCAGCGGCAACGATGTGCATACGCCGGTCTCGGCCGCGTCCATCATCCCACTGGCGACCTTGAACGCGAACACCAGCTATGACGTGAGTTTCATCGGCAAAGTCAATGGCGCGGACGTCACGCACAGCTGGTCATTCACGACGCGCTAGCGATGTCGCTGGCGGCCAAGCGGGCGCGGCGTCGAGGATGACTGGATGTAGAATAGCTGTTCCTGCTTTACGGCAATTGACAAGTTTTGGGGCGCTCTGCACAGCATGCTGAAACCACACGCCACTTGCGATGATGATGCCGCCGTTGCGGCATCCGACATGGTCCGTATTCTCGATGTCGAGAACGGACTGGGCCGCATCATGGGCGACCGCATCCTGTACCTGAAAATCCTGCGCCGCTTCCTGCACGACCACGGCACCACGCCGTGCCAGATCCGCGCCGAATTCGACGCGGGCAACTACGCTTCCGCTCGCCTGAAGGCGCATACCCTGAAAGGCGCCGCCGGCATGATCGGCGCGCGCCACGTGCACAGCCTGGCGGAAACCCTGGAATCGGCACTGCGTGCGCAGGCACCCGACCTGGCCCAGCAGATGCTGCAGCTGGAACTGGCGCAGGATCAATTGCTCGGCGCGGTCAGCAGCATGCTGGGCACGCCGGAAGCGGCCCATACGGCGGCGCAGGACGTGGCGCCCGACCCGGCCGCACCCGCCATCCAGCTGCTGCTGGCGCGCCTGGCCAGCCACCTGCGCGAAGGCGACGGCGCGGCCATCGACATCCTGGAAAACTCGGCCAGCCTGCTCGCTGCCAGCCTGGGCGTCAACGTCTATCAGGAAGTGGCAGCCGCCGCGCACGAGTTCGATTTCGAAGGCGCCCTGGCGGCGCTGCTGCGGCGCCGCTAGCGCTCAGCTGTTGTACTGCGCCTCTTCCGCATACGCCACGCAACAACTCTTGCAACAGAAACGGCGCACGGCATCGAGCGGCTTGTCGCAATACCAGCATGCGCCTTTTGGCGGCAGCGCTGCGATCAATTGCGGCAGGGAAGGCAATGGCGGCGCCACCATCCCCCTGCTTTCCACGACTTCCGGCTGTTCGCTGTCCATGGCGCTTCCTTTCCTAGCGGCACTTCAAGGCCGCTCAGCAAGATTACGTCAGCGTCGTTTGAAGCCCATGACATTTCTCAACCGGGGCCACGCTTGCCCTATCGGCACCTTGAAATTTCCAAACGACAACGTTGTCACTTCACACTACAATCGGTGTTCCGTTCACTTGCGCGCTCGCCATGAAACACATTCCCCTGCTGCTCTCCTGCCTGCTGCTCAGCGCCTGCGCCACGCGCGCGCCCACCGCCTACACCCTCAATTCAGGCGCCGAACGCACGCCGGAACAATTGGCGGTGGTGTTCGAACACGCCGACCTGACCCTGCGCATCGACCCTGCCAGCCGCAGCATTGCCGGCGATGCGCGCCTGACTTTCCTGGCCACGCAGCCGATCTCGCGTTTCGCGCTGGACCTGGACCGCAATCTGCCTGTCGACACCATCGAAATCGACGGCAAGGCGCTGCGGCCGCAAGACTATGCCAACCCGGACGGCCGCCTGAGCATGACCTTGCCTGCCACCCTCGCGGCAGGCGCGCGCACCACCATCCGCGTCGTCTACCACGGCGTGCCGCACGTCGCCGTGAAAGCGCCGTGGGATGGCGGCATGGTCTGGTCGAGCACGGCCGATGGCGCGCCGTGGATCGCCAGCGCCGTGCAAGGCGAGGGCTGCGACCTGTTCTGGCCGTGCATCGACCACCCGATGGGCAAGGCCCGGCTGATCGACCAGCACATCATCGTGCCGGCGCCGCTGGTGGCCGCCGGCAATGGCATCGCACTCGGCATGGATGAGGCCGACGGCTGGCGCACCTGGCACTGGCGCGCCAAGCATCCGAGCACCTATGGCATTGCCCTCAACGTGGCGCCCTACCGCAGCATGCAGGGCGAGTATGTGAGCCGCTACGGCAACCGCATCCCCCTGCAATTCTGGTATCTGCCGGAAAGCGAAGCGAAGGCTGGCGCCCTGTTCGCGGAATTGCCGCCCATGCTCAACTTTTTTGAAAGCGTCATCGGCCCCTACCCGTTTGGCGATGAGAAAGTCGGTATCGCCGAAACCCCGCACAAGGGCATGGAACACCAGACCATCAATGCCTATGGCAACAAATTCGCCAAGACCAGCTATGGCTACGATGAATTGCTGCAGCATGAATTTGCCCATGAATGGTTCGGCAACCAGCTGACCAACAGCAACTGGGACGACATGTGGCTGCACGAAGGCTTCGGCACGTATATGCAACCGCTGTACATGCAATATCTGCGGGGCGAGCAAGAGTATTTTGCTTCGCTGCAGCAAATGCGCGCCGGCATCGTCAACAAGGCGCCCATGGTCTCGGGCAAACCGAAAAGCGAGGAAGAAGTCTACGACCTGAAAAAGGGCGGGCCGGGCGGCGACCTGTATGTGAAAGGGGCGCTGGTGTTGCACACCTTGCGCGGCCTGATCGGCGACGACGCCTTCTTCCGCGCCGTGCGCCTGCTCGTCTACGGCACGGAACAGCCGCAGCCGGGCCAGTTCCAGCCGCGCTATGGCAGCACGACGGAATTCATGGCCATCGTCAACAAAGTCACGGGCAGCAATTACGACTGGTTCTTCCAGATCTATCTGTACCAGGCGGCATTGCCCGAGCTGTCCGCCGTGCGCGACGGCGACACCTTGCGCCTGCTATGGAAGACGCCGGCCGACATCGCCTTCCCGATGCCGGTGGAAGTGCGTATCGGCAAAGAAATCCATACCGTTCCCATGTCGCTGGGCTTTGGCGAACTGCCCCTGCCGGCTGGCGCTACGTACACGCTCGACCCGCACTCGCGCGTGCTGCGCCGCGCCGAGCATATCGAGACGTTCCAGAAGTTCAGGGAGCAGGCG
Coding sequences within:
- a CDS encoding CAP domain-containing protein, translating into MIASSLRWKYWIPALLTAALLSACGGGDSGSNTSLSTSTPAGQLTQEPGAPVLSNNIATDGFNWFNYRRSQIGLSPMVRNSLIDGAALGHSSYLNLNSTVAHEQVQGKPGFTGVKLGDRLAKAGYVVTSLQGEVIAGAGNTSGFYLAEELVTAIYHRFVIFEPLFKEGGAGAAVSSSGYAYFTTDMAGNRNYGPGLAAGQIVTYPVSGQQKVAVSFSSDNESPDPVPNQDVVGYPISVHANYGTPVSVTAFSVRQRGAATDLAVRLLTSGNDVHTPVSAASIIPLATLNANTSYDVSFIGKVNGADVTHSWSFTTR
- a CDS encoding Hpt domain-containing protein — encoded protein: MLKPHATCDDDAAVAASDMVRILDVENGLGRIMGDRILYLKILRRFLHDHGTTPCQIRAEFDAGNYASARLKAHTLKGAAGMIGARHVHSLAETLESALRAQAPDLAQQMLQLELAQDQLLGAVSSMLGTPEAAHTAAQDVAPDPAAPAIQLLLARLASHLREGDGAAIDILENSASLLAASLGVNVYQEVAAAAHEFDFEGALAALLRRR
- the pssA gene encoding CDP-diacylglycerol--serine O-phosphatidyltransferase, yielding MVTLLSIACGFASIVISVDNAAVGDADAYRLAAALLVLAGVFDALDGYVARLTNTSSQFGVQLDSIADVMNFGCAPAVLLYCYGFVQMGVHDPLLLRFGGMASFFFVACGAMRLARFNVNVGRTDPLYFVGMPITAGAACVAAVVVAWPAPIDSMLHSYLLMLLLVGVGSLMVSTLRFPSSKQKKSLAALLVLIVAIALLVWLKTSFFALFFAVYIGATLLLNLAWYLGWRGIALPQVFNDPDEID
- a CDS encoding aldo/keto reductase, translating into MSHVFPASLQAPRSRLSSNGPELSRVVAGMWRIGEWNMSAQQRLAFIEQCLALGVSSFDHADIYGDYSAEGLFGEALALQPGLRDKMELVSKCGIKLLSPHRPGHAIQHYDTSAAHITSSVEHTLRQLHTDRLDLLLIHRPDPLMDFDEIAGAFTQLEAAGKVLHFGVSNFSRHQFECLHRRFPLVTNQVEFSPLHVAPLFDETFDGLQDVGVAPMIWSPLAGGRLFQGGDANVENLRNVIKQIADQLQRPFASVVFAWIMQLPCRPLPLTGTGRIEAVGVAVEGTQFTLSRSDWFAILRAARGHEVA
- a CDS encoding M1 family metallopeptidase produces the protein MKHIPLLLSCLLLSACATRAPTAYTLNSGAERTPEQLAVVFEHADLTLRIDPASRSIAGDARLTFLATQPISRFALDLDRNLPVDTIEIDGKALRPQDYANPDGRLSMTLPATLAAGARTTIRVVYHGVPHVAVKAPWDGGMVWSSTADGAPWIASAVQGEGCDLFWPCIDHPMGKARLIDQHIIVPAPLVAAGNGIALGMDEADGWRTWHWRAKHPSTYGIALNVAPYRSMQGEYVSRYGNRIPLQFWYLPESEAKAGALFAELPPMLNFFESVIGPYPFGDEKVGIAETPHKGMEHQTINAYGNKFAKTSYGYDELLQHEFAHEWFGNQLTNSNWDDMWLHEGFGTYMQPLYMQYLRGEQEYFASLQQMRAGIVNKAPMVSGKPKSEEEVYDLKKGGPGGDLYVKGALVLHTLRGLIGDDAFFRAVRLLVYGTEQPQPGQFQPRYGSTTEFMAIVNKVTGSNYDWFFQIYLYQAALPELSAVRDGDTLRLLWKTPADIAFPMPVEVRIGKEIHTVPMSLGFGELPLPAGATYTLDPHSRVLRRAEHIETFQKFREQAKAKKG